In one Culex quinquefasciatus strain JHB chromosome 2, VPISU_Cqui_1.0_pri_paternal, whole genome shotgun sequence genomic region, the following are encoded:
- the LOC119766405 gene encoding gustatory receptor for bitter taste 22e-like: MTFWNRFGLDRFIVVRNCLVIFYLVSVLFGFSLHVYDRTKKRLVASKLITVYSFALAIIPCLSYKIANQLLTLEGERKSIVASVVDSIESLLLIQSLVFGTLRRFRTWKETAEIFEEIFAIANGLGYPLRTVVYVVMKRMLKKVVIGFTLLIVPVASIAMQKYQIEQVPIDWIALLVTMYPKVMIVNATGLFYGQVMFVGRFFEILNQKLGTLHQEVTRELAIISFGKSSNLYTEKLRQIVILRERVYILAQRLNKAYSYQMLIIFTLISILILNQFYFLSTVVNRYARYSEDVSARLSVAVLFMCILNFHEAYKVADACEQAIEESRATADILHKFNALNINPELKKNIEMFLIQLLHHPLKFTACGMFSLDYTVIFSIITSTASYLIILMQFDLADNGNRNCTTV, translated from the exons atgactttttggaacCGCTTCGGTTTGGACCGTTTCATCGTGGTGCGTAACTGTCTGGTTATCTTCTATCTGGTGTCGGTCCTGTTTGGGTTTTCCCTCCACGTGTACGATAGAACTAAGAAACGACTTGTGGCATCAAAACTTATAACGGTTTATAGTTTCGCTTTGGCAATCATTCCCTGTTTGTCATATAAGATTGCAAATCAATTATTGACTCTCGAAGGAGAACGCAAAAGTATAGTGGCGTCGGTAGTCGATTCCATCGAATCTTTGCTTTTAATACAATCATTGGTTTTCGGTACATTACGAAGGTTTAGGACATGGAAAGAGACGGCCGAGATTTTTGAAGAGATTTTCGCCATTGCAAATGGACTAGGATACCCGCTGAGAACGGTTGTTTATGTTGTGATGAAACGAATGTTGAAGAAAGTGGTGATAGGTTTTACACTCTTGATAGTTCCCGTTGCAAGCATTGCCATGCAAAAGTACCAGATCGAGCAAGTTCCGATTGATTGGATAGCCTTGCTTGTTACGATGTATCCTAAAGTGATGATTGTCAACGCTACTGGACTGTTCTACGGACAAGTTATGTTCGTTGGAAGATTCTTCGAAATTTTAAACCAGAAACTAGGCACTCTGCATCAAGAGGTAACTCGAGAGCTGGCCATAATCAGCTTTGGCAAAAGTTCCAATCTTTACACGGAAAAACTTCGTCAGATTGTGATACTTCGGGAACGGGTCTACATTCTGGCTCAACGTCTGAATAAAGCGTACAGCTATCAAATGCTCATAATTTTCACGTTGATTTCTATCCTTATCCTGAACCAG TTTTACTTCTTGTCTACCGTTGTCAACCGATACGCAAGGTACTCCGAAGATGTGTCTGCAAGATTAAGCGTTGCGGTGCTGTTCATGTGCATCCTGAACTTCCACGAAGCTTACAAGGTGGCGGATGCTTGCGAGCAGGCCATCGAAGAG TCTCGTGCCACTGCGGACATTTTGCACAAATTTAATGCCCTAAACATCAATCCGGAGCTCAAGAAGAAT ATTGAGATGTTTCTCATCCAGCTGCTGCACCATCCCTTGAAGTTCACTGCCTGCGGAATGTTCTCGCTGGATTACACTGTGATCTTTTCG aTCATTACTTCAACAGCTAGCTATTTGATAATTCTGATGCAGTTTGATCTGGCTGATAATGGCAATAGGAATTGTACGACGGTGTAA